A single window of Gemmatimonadales bacterium DNA harbors:
- the ndhC gene encoding NADH-quinone oxidoreductase subunit A, with amino-acid sequence MDPSTIHEYRFVLAFLALGLVFGMIAVAVPHFIAPRGRGEDTFKTYESGIVPERGAWRQFSLAYYLYALLYLAVAVDVIYLLPVALVFRTVHTWQVLVEVVVFVAILAVAVVYSWRTGVFRWD; translated from the coding sequence ATGGACCCTTCGACGATCCACGAATACCGGTTCGTCCTGGCCTTCCTGGCCCTGGGGCTGGTCTTCGGGATGATCGCCGTCGCGGTGCCGCACTTCATCGCGCCGCGCGGCCGCGGCGAGGACACCTTCAAGACCTACGAGAGCGGCATCGTCCCCGAGCGCGGGGCGTGGCGCCAGTTCTCGCTCGCCTACTACCTCTACGCCCTGTTGTACCTCGCCGTGGCGGTGGACGTGATCTACCTGCTGCCGGTGGCGCTCGTCTTCCGCACCGTGCACACCTGGCAGGTCCTGGTCGAGGTCGTGGTGTTCGTCGCGATCCTCGCGGTGGCCGTCGTGTACTCGTGGCGCACCGGAGTCTTCCGGTGGGATTGA
- a CDS encoding FeoA domain-containing protein — translation MKCTMCGAAPTACEGCPIGSNFFVSQRLASLGPGQRATVRRLAADSPADLRKLLALGLLPGVEVEVERRWPAMVLRLDCATVALDAVLAGAVLVALAA, via the coding sequence ATGAAGTGCACGATGTGTGGCGCGGCGCCGACCGCGTGCGAGGGCTGCCCGATCGGCTCGAACTTCTTCGTCTCCCAGCGGCTCGCGTCCCTCGGCCCGGGCCAGCGGGCCACGGTTCGCCGCCTCGCCGCCGACAGTCCTGCGGACCTGAGGAAGCTCCTGGCCCTGGGGCTGCTGCCCGGGGTGGAGGTCGAGGTCGAGCGGCGCTGGCCCGCGATGGTCCTCAGGCTGGACTGCGCCACGGTGGCGCTGGACGCGGTGCTGGCCGGCGCCGTCCTGGTCGCCCTGGCGGCGTGA
- a CDS encoding NADH-quinone oxidoreductase subunit D, producing MTSPHATDALDTYTLNMGPQHPSTHGVLRMKLTLRGEEIVAAEPIIGYSHRAHEKMAENRSYAQFLPNTSRQDYLSGMIYNFAWVEAVEQLAGIAVPERALVARVILAEFNRIASHLLWIGAFLLDLGAATPFLYAWDDREAILFLLESVTGSRLTYCTGRFGGLSRDLDAGFPDRAREVLAKLKGRWDEYARLIEDNVIFVNRTKGVGVLSRDLCLSYGVTGPTLRGSGVPYDVRKAEPYGAYPRFEFEVPTREEGDVFARYMVRVLEMQQSVRIIEQALQQLPGGPILNPDSIGVKKRLKPPVGTQYYAVESARGHYGILIVSEGGAEPYRAKFRTPSYPNLAVLTEVMPGNMVADAVAILGSVDLVMPEVDR from the coding sequence ATGACCAGCCCGCACGCCACTGACGCGCTCGACACCTACACCCTGAACATGGGGCCGCAGCACCCGTCCACCCACGGCGTGCTGCGGATGAAGCTCACGCTGCGGGGCGAGGAGATCGTGGCGGCGGAGCCGATCATCGGCTATTCGCACCGGGCGCACGAGAAGATGGCGGAGAACCGCAGCTACGCGCAGTTCCTGCCCAATACGTCGCGACAGGACTACCTGTCCGGGATGATCTACAACTTCGCGTGGGTCGAGGCGGTCGAGCAGCTGGCCGGCATCGCGGTGCCGGAGCGCGCGCTGGTGGCGCGGGTGATCCTCGCGGAGTTCAACCGCATCGCGTCACACCTGTTGTGGATCGGCGCGTTCCTGCTGGACCTGGGCGCGGCGACGCCGTTCCTCTATGCGTGGGACGACCGGGAGGCGATTCTCTTCCTGCTCGAGTCGGTCACGGGGTCGCGGCTCACCTACTGCACCGGCCGGTTCGGCGGGCTGAGCCGGGACCTCGACGCCGGCTTCCCGGACCGCGCGCGCGAGGTGCTCGCGAAGCTCAAGGGTCGCTGGGACGAGTACGCCCGCCTGATCGAGGACAACGTCATCTTCGTCAATCGCACCAAGGGCGTCGGGGTGCTGTCCCGCGACCTGTGTCTCTCCTACGGCGTGACCGGCCCCACGCTGCGCGGCTCGGGCGTGCCGTACGACGTGCGCAAGGCCGAGCCCTACGGCGCCTACCCGCGGTTCGAGTTCGAGGTGCCGACCCGCGAGGAGGGCGACGTGTTCGCGCGCTACATGGTGCGGGTGCTCGAGATGCAGCAGAGCGTCCGCATCATCGAGCAGGCGCTGCAACAGCTGCCGGGCGGGCCGATCCTGAACCCCGACTCCATCGGGGTGAAGAAGCGGCTCAAGCCGCCGGTCGGGACGCAGTATTACGCGGTCGAGAGCGCCCGCGGGCACTACGGGATCCTGATCGTCTCGGAGGGGGGCGCGGAGCCCTATCGCGCCAAGTTCCGCACGCCCTCGTATCCCAACCTCGCGGTCCTGACCGAGGTGATGCCCGGCAACATGGTCGCGGACGCGGTGGCGATCCTGGGCAGCGTGGACCTGGTGATGCCGGAGGTGGACCGGTGA
- a CDS encoding 4Fe-4S binding protein has product MTSPVRRVFTGLKSLLVGLGITGRHMVRPVVTLQYPHQRPDATHWGGPIELVTFPETGTHDCIACNACTRICPSDCFDIEGVRAPGLKKMRATKFLLDFSTCSLCGLCIDVCPTNTLKYSDRYDDVAYRRDLTVNDLLAPFGDDPSLAGTQP; this is encoded by the coding sequence GTGACGAGCCCGGTGCGGCGGGTCTTCACGGGGCTCAAGAGCCTGCTGGTGGGCCTGGGGATCACGGGCCGGCACATGGTGCGGCCGGTGGTGACCCTCCAGTACCCGCACCAGCGACCCGACGCGACGCACTGGGGCGGTCCCATCGAGCTGGTGACGTTCCCCGAGACCGGGACCCACGACTGCATCGCCTGCAACGCGTGCACGCGAATCTGTCCCTCCGACTGCTTCGACATCGAGGGCGTGCGGGCGCCGGGCCTGAAGAAGATGCGGGCGACCAAGTTCCTGCTCGACTTCTCGACCTGCAGCCTGTGCGGGCTGTGCATCGACGTGTGCCCCACCAATACGCTGAAGTACTCGGATCGTTACGACGACGTGGCCTATCGGCGCGACCTGACGGTCAACGACCTGCTGGCGCCGTTCGGCGACGACCCCTCCCTCGCCGGGACACAGCCGTGA
- the nuoH gene encoding NADH-quinone oxidoreductase subunit NuoH: protein MLSALHDLLARLLGDFGATLVLGAGLILGFLTFNVLFLIWLERKVSAHAQRRLGPMEVGFHGSLQTIADMLKLLSKQLVTPLATDHFTFLFAPILIFIPTICLTSLVPLGDAQAFAEMPNGLVVVVVLSGVTVIAIFMAGWSSNNKYAVLGGMRSVAQVVAYEIPVLLSALSVVLIAQSLNLHQIVAGQTVPYALYEPVAALIFFIGITAETNRAPFDIPEAESELVGGFHTEYTGMRFALFFFAEYTNMLVLGAVGATLFLGGWKGPWVADHQWLGPLYLLLKGYGVVFLMMWARWTFPRLRFDQLMNFAWKLLIPVALVNLLLTAIVLEALPL from the coding sequence ATGCTGAGCGCGCTGCACGACCTGCTCGCCCGCCTGCTCGGCGACTTCGGCGCGACCCTGGTCCTGGGCGCCGGCCTGATCCTCGGCTTCCTCACCTTCAACGTGCTGTTCCTGATCTGGCTGGAGCGCAAGGTGTCGGCCCACGCGCAGCGACGCCTCGGCCCCATGGAGGTCGGCTTCCACGGCTCGCTGCAGACCATCGCCGACATGCTGAAGCTGCTCTCCAAGCAGCTGGTGACGCCGCTCGCGACCGACCACTTCACGTTCCTGTTCGCGCCGATCCTGATCTTCATCCCGACCATCTGCCTCACGTCGCTGGTGCCGCTGGGCGACGCGCAGGCCTTCGCGGAAATGCCCAACGGGCTCGTGGTGGTCGTCGTGCTCTCGGGCGTGACCGTGATCGCCATCTTCATGGCCGGCTGGTCGTCCAACAACAAGTACGCGGTCCTGGGCGGGATGCGGTCCGTGGCGCAGGTGGTGGCGTACGAGATCCCGGTGCTCCTGTCCGCGCTGTCCGTGGTGCTGATCGCCCAGTCGCTCAACCTGCACCAGATCGTGGCCGGCCAGACGGTGCCCTACGCGCTCTACGAGCCGGTCGCGGCGCTGATCTTCTTCATCGGCATCACCGCCGAGACCAACCGGGCGCCGTTCGACATCCCGGAGGCCGAGTCGGAGCTGGTCGGCGGGTTCCACACCGAGTACACCGGGATGCGGTTCGCGCTGTTCTTCTTCGCCGAGTACACCAACATGCTGGTGCTGGGCGCGGTGGGCGCCACGCTGTTCCTGGGCGGGTGGAAGGGCCCCTGGGTGGCGGACCACCAGTGGCTGGGACCGCTGTACCTCCTCCTCAAGGGCTATGGCGTCGTGTTCCTGATGATGTGGGCGCGCTGGACCTTCCCGCGCCTGCGCTTCGACCAGCTGATGAACTTCGCCTGGAAGCTGCTGATCCCGGTCGCGCTGGTGAACCTGCTCCTCACCGCGATCGTGCTCGAGGCGCTGCCGCTGTGA
- the nuoB gene encoding NADH-quinone oxidoreductase subunit NuoB — protein sequence MGLTTPDDRELERLAVEASPWVRLAMVEDVLNLARANSLWPLTFGLACCAIEMMAAGAARYDLDRFGVGLFRPSPRQADLMILAGTISRKMAPVIRTLWDQMPGPKWAIAMGGCTISGGPFKYPGEYAISEGAEKFMPIDVHVPGCPPRPEALIAGILKLQDKIKQGRRLDRAG from the coding sequence GTGGGATTGACGACCCCGGACGATCGCGAGCTGGAGCGGCTGGCCGTGGAGGCGTCGCCGTGGGTGCGGCTCGCGATGGTCGAGGACGTGCTCAACCTGGCCCGGGCCAACTCGCTGTGGCCGCTGACCTTCGGGCTGGCCTGCTGCGCGATCGAGATGATGGCCGCCGGGGCGGCGCGCTACGACCTCGACCGGTTCGGCGTGGGCCTGTTCCGGCCCTCGCCGCGGCAGGCCGACTTGATGATCCTGGCGGGCACCATCTCCCGGAAGATGGCCCCGGTCATCCGGACGCTGTGGGACCAGATGCCCGGGCCCAAGTGGGCGATCGCGATGGGCGGGTGCACGATTTCCGGGGGCCCGTTCAAGTACCCCGGCGAATACGCGATCTCCGAGGGCGCGGAGAAGTTCATGCCCATCGACGTGCACGTGCCGGGCTGCCCGCCGCGGCCCGAGGCGCTGATCGCGGGGATCCTCAAGCTCCAGGACAAGATCAAGCAGGGACGGCGGCTTGACCGCGCCGGCTGA
- a CDS encoding M6 family metalloprotease domain-containing protein yields the protein MSLRADVAGVVMAVAGILAAAPAARAQVGGADVIRRGLAHGGARPPAGFYQTLAAHPGAFEFTHGWLEKARRVRLARQALRARGAWRQLNAPAAAALRAASATVVGGALRYPTFLPLFSNTSAADAAIMDTAAVARRFWGTLPAPANPYSVTTYYQEVSGGRLTVTGTVIDTIRLSQTDAFYEGGFGCQGLCGSSGVPALIRELLLHADSTVDFAAFADSTNGIVPAIVVLDPQVGGECLLIYQPASQSIWAHRFSLSGWGAGPYTTNDTVNGHPVVIDDYIIQGAQGGQTGCTPGQLAPIGTVTHETGHLFGLPDLYDVSGETEGIGRWDLMSSGNEQQPFRPAHMSAWTLATLGWVAEVPLTTSQSVAVGPIETGDTAFAVPLAGTNEFFLLENRQPIGSDSMMYGPGLMIYHLDTLLMSTRLLNNSVNAALPHALAVEEAAGDTGLDCTYPAACNDRGDAGDPFPGSSGNASFGPGTRPSARTNAGAAAGLRLDSIRQVAPFGAVSFRITFGGVTTVAASDTAASVQVDGVRTPVFRDLLADGSTHTVAIDSTQLSPSGRVSYAFRSWSDGKAAQHTITGSVAGATYTALVARRYLMSVSIIGAGSVSATRTIDPVSGSFLAEGDSVTLTPVPDTGSSFVGWSVDTVTGASVLALRAVRPYALVATFAGVADVLTQLLTGRSALAGGQLLVLDGLGNDNGRFDVGDFVAWLDRNPGALAARAGVRSGARP from the coding sequence GTGAGCTTGCGCGCCGACGTTGCGGGCGTGGTCATGGCGGTCGCCGGCATCCTGGCGGCCGCGCCGGCCGCGAGGGCCCAGGTCGGCGGGGCCGACGTGATCCGGCGGGGCCTCGCGCACGGCGGCGCCCGGCCTCCCGCGGGGTTCTACCAGACGCTGGCGGCGCACCCGGGCGCCTTCGAGTTCACTCACGGGTGGCTCGAGAAGGCGCGCCGCGTGCGGCTGGCACGCCAGGCCCTCCGCGCCCGGGGCGCCTGGCGGCAGCTCAATGCGCCCGCGGCGGCCGCGCTGCGGGCCGCGTCGGCCACGGTCGTCGGCGGCGCGCTGCGCTACCCGACCTTCCTGCCGCTGTTCTCGAACACCAGCGCCGCCGATGCCGCGATCATGGACACCGCCGCGGTCGCGCGGCGCTTCTGGGGCACGCTGCCGGCTCCGGCCAATCCGTACTCGGTCACCACCTACTACCAGGAAGTGTCCGGGGGCCGACTGACGGTCACCGGCACCGTGATCGACACCATCCGCCTGTCCCAGACGGACGCGTTCTACGAGGGCGGGTTCGGCTGCCAGGGCCTGTGCGGCTCGTCCGGCGTGCCGGCGCTGATCCGCGAGCTCCTGCTGCACGCCGACTCGACCGTGGACTTCGCCGCGTTCGCCGATTCGACGAACGGCATCGTGCCGGCGATCGTGGTCCTCGATCCGCAGGTGGGCGGCGAGTGCCTCCTGATCTACCAGCCGGCCAGCCAGAGCATCTGGGCGCACCGGTTCTCGCTGTCGGGCTGGGGTGCAGGGCCGTACACGACCAACGATACGGTCAACGGGCACCCGGTCGTGATCGACGACTACATCATCCAGGGCGCCCAGGGCGGGCAGACCGGGTGCACGCCGGGTCAGCTCGCGCCCATCGGGACCGTCACGCACGAGACCGGCCACCTGTTCGGACTGCCGGACCTCTACGACGTGAGCGGCGAGACCGAGGGCATCGGCCGCTGGGACCTGATGTCGTCGGGGAACGAGCAGCAGCCGTTCCGGCCCGCGCACATGAGCGCGTGGACGCTGGCGACGCTGGGCTGGGTGGCGGAAGTCCCGCTCACCACCTCGCAGTCGGTCGCGGTGGGTCCCATCGAGACCGGCGACACGGCCTTCGCCGTTCCGCTCGCCGGCACCAACGAGTTCTTCCTGCTCGAGAACCGGCAGCCGATCGGCTCGGATTCGATGATGTACGGGCCCGGGCTGATGATCTATCATCTCGACACGCTGCTGATGAGCACGCGGCTCTTGAACAACTCGGTGAACGCCGCGCTCCCACACGCCCTGGCGGTCGAGGAGGCGGCGGGCGACACCGGGCTCGACTGCACCTATCCCGCCGCGTGCAACGACCGCGGCGATGCCGGGGACCCGTTCCCGGGCAGCAGCGGCAACGCCAGCTTCGGCCCGGGAACCCGGCCGTCCGCGCGCACCAACGCCGGCGCGGCCGCCGGCCTCAGGCTCGACTCGATCCGGCAGGTCGCGCCGTTCGGCGCGGTGAGCTTCCGGATCACGTTCGGCGGCGTCACCACCGTGGCGGCCTCGGACACGGCGGCGAGCGTGCAGGTGGATGGGGTGCGGACGCCGGTGTTCCGCGACCTGCTCGCCGACGGGTCCACGCACACGGTCGCGATCGACAGCACGCAGCTCTCGCCGTCGGGCCGGGTGAGCTACGCGTTCCGGTCGTGGTCGGATGGCAAGGCGGCGCAACACACGATCACCGGCTCGGTGGCGGGCGCGACCTACACGGCGCTGGTCGCCCGCCGCTACCTGATGTCCGTATCCATCATCGGCGCGGGCTCGGTGAGTGCCACGCGGACCATCGACCCGGTCTCCGGCAGCTTCCTGGCCGAAGGCGACAGCGTCACGCTGACGCCGGTGCCGGACACGGGCTCGTCGTTCGTCGGGTGGAGCGTGGACACCGTGACCGGCGCGAGCGTGTTGGCGCTCCGGGCCGTGCGGCCCTACGCGCTGGTGGCGACCTTCGCCGGCGTGGCGGACGTGCTCACCCAGCTGCTCACCGGCCGCAGTGCGCTCGCCGGCGGACAGCTGCTGGTGCTGGATGGCCTGGGGAACGACAACGGGCGGTTCGACGTCGGCGACTTCGTGGCCTGGCTCGACCGGAACCCCGGCGCGCTCGCTGCCCGGGCCGGCGTCCGGTCGGGGGCGCGGCCGTGA
- a CDS encoding NADH-quinone oxidoreductase subunit C produces the protein MTAPADLARAAEALGATVPAPVEHPFAGAVEVRWIAPGRLPDACRLVRDAGYFFESLSCVDRLDPHGCFELIYTFNTFAAAPSGRLVWRVWAPREAPVPTVSHIFGAAAWNEREAWELYGVGFAGHPNLTWLLLPEGTAWRPLLRSFTAPPPSDYDDSRRAAPAAASDDQPARH, from the coding sequence TTGACCGCGCCGGCTGATCTGGCGCGGGCGGCCGAGGCGCTGGGCGCGACCGTGCCGGCGCCCGTCGAGCACCCGTTCGCCGGCGCCGTGGAGGTCCGGTGGATCGCACCCGGGCGCCTGCCCGACGCGTGTCGCCTGGTGCGCGACGCCGGCTACTTCTTCGAGTCGCTCAGCTGCGTGGACCGACTCGACCCCCACGGCTGCTTCGAGTTGATCTACACCTTCAACACCTTCGCCGCCGCCCCGTCCGGCCGCCTCGTCTGGCGGGTGTGGGCGCCCCGGGAGGCGCCGGTCCCGACGGTGAGCCACATCTTCGGCGCCGCCGCCTGGAACGAGCGGGAAGCGTGGGAGCTCTACGGCGTGGGGTTCGCGGGACATCCCAACCTCACCTGGCTGCTGCTGCCCGAGGGGACCGCGTGGCGCCCGCTGCTGAGGAGCTTCACGGCCCCGCCGCCCTCCGACTACGACGACAGCCGGCGCGCGGCGCCCGCGGCCGCCAGCGATGACCAGCCCGCACGCCACTGA